Proteins from one Streptomyces genisteinicus genomic window:
- the pntB gene encoding Re/Si-specific NAD(P)(+) transhydrogenase subunit beta: MSATIAAQAAYLVAALLFILALAGLSKHESARLGNAFGMLGMGVALVASVVLAIDGDVSGAGLGLMAAAMLTGALIGLQRARGVEMTGMPELIALLHSFVGLAAVLVSWNGYLNVEHDPDGHEARALDALGTLGIHHAEVFIGLFIGAVTFTGSIVAYLKLAAKIDSKPLMLPGKNALNLGALALFIALTVWFVITPDLWLLITVTVVALALGWHLVASIGGGDMPVVVSMLNSYSGWAAAASGFLLGNDLLIVTGALVGSSGAYLSYIMCKAMNRSFLSVIAGGFGIEAPSSSDVDYGEHTEITAESAAELLGSARSVVITPGYGMAVAQAQYPVAELTSKLRARGVDVRFGIHPVAGRLPGHMNVLLAEAKVPYDIVLEMDEVNDDFAATDVVLVIGANDTVNPAGAEDPSSPIAGMPVLTVWEAGKVIVFKRSMASGYAGVQNPLFFRENTSMLFGDAKARVEDIVGAL, from the coding sequence ATGTCTGCGACCATCGCCGCCCAGGCGGCCTACCTCGTTGCCGCGCTGCTGTTCATCCTCGCGCTGGCAGGACTCTCCAAGCACGAATCGGCCCGGCTCGGCAACGCCTTCGGCATGCTCGGCATGGGCGTGGCGCTCGTCGCCTCGGTCGTGCTCGCGATCGACGGCGACGTCAGCGGCGCCGGCCTCGGCCTGATGGCCGCCGCGATGCTCACCGGCGCGCTGATCGGCCTCCAGCGGGCCCGCGGCGTCGAGATGACCGGCATGCCCGAGCTGATCGCGCTGCTGCACTCCTTCGTCGGTCTGGCCGCCGTCCTGGTCAGCTGGAACGGCTACCTCAACGTCGAGCACGACCCCGACGGCCACGAGGCCCGCGCCCTGGACGCGCTCGGTACGCTCGGCATCCACCACGCCGAGGTCTTCATCGGCCTGTTCATCGGCGCGGTGACGTTCACCGGCTCCATCGTGGCGTACCTCAAGCTCGCCGCGAAGATCGACTCCAAGCCGCTGATGCTGCCGGGCAAGAACGCTCTGAATCTCGGCGCACTGGCCCTGTTCATCGCCCTGACGGTGTGGTTCGTGATCACGCCGGACCTGTGGCTGCTGATCACCGTGACCGTCGTCGCGCTCGCCCTGGGCTGGCACCTGGTGGCCTCCATCGGCGGCGGCGACATGCCCGTCGTGGTCTCCATGCTCAACAGCTACTCCGGCTGGGCCGCCGCCGCGTCGGGCTTCCTGCTCGGCAACGACCTGCTGATCGTGACCGGCGCGCTCGTCGGCTCGTCCGGCGCCTACCTGTCCTACATCATGTGCAAGGCGATGAACCGCTCCTTCCTCTCCGTCATCGCCGGCGGCTTCGGGATCGAGGCGCCGTCCTCCTCGGACGTCGACTACGGCGAGCACACCGAGATCACCGCCGAGAGCGCCGCCGAACTCCTCGGCTCGGCCCGGTCCGTGGTCATCACGCCGGGCTACGGCATGGCCGTGGCGCAGGCGCAGTACCCGGTCGCCGAACTCACCTCGAAGCTGCGTGCGAGGGGCGTCGACGTGCGGTTCGGCATCCACCCGGTCGCCGGCCGCCTCCCCGGCCACATGAACGTGCTCCTCGCCGAGGCCAAGGTGCCGTACGACATCGTCCTGGAGATGGACGAGGTCAACGACGACTTCGCGGCGACCGACGTCGTCCTCGTGATCGGCGCCAACGACACGGTCAACCCGGCCGGGGCCGAGGACCCCTCCAGCCCCATCGCCGGCATGCCGGTGCTCACCGTCTGGGAGGCCGGCAAGGTCATCGTCTTCAAGCGCTCCATGGCCTCCGGATACGCGGGCGTGCAGAACCCGCTCTTCTTCCGTGAGAACACCTCGATGCTCTTCGGCGACGCGAAGGCGCGTGTCGAGGACATCGTCGGCGCGCTCTGA
- a CDS encoding MmcQ/YjbR family DNA-binding protein, giving the protein MVTADDVRRIALSLPHAQEKIAWGMPTFRLEARGRIFASLDDEDRVMGVKCPREDRAALIASEPGKFFLREGHDDNYAWLRVNLAALDDEAELRAVLEDSWRQAAPARLRAAHPELGVRDDG; this is encoded by the coding sequence ATGGTCACCGCCGACGACGTCCGCAGGATCGCGCTCTCGCTGCCGCACGCCCAGGAGAAGATCGCCTGGGGCATGCCCACCTTCCGGCTGGAGGCACGCGGCCGGATCTTCGCCTCCCTCGACGACGAGGACCGCGTCATGGGCGTCAAGTGCCCCCGCGAGGACCGTGCCGCGCTGATCGCCTCCGAGCCCGGCAAGTTCTTCCTCCGCGAAGGGCACGACGACAACTACGCCTGGCTGCGCGTCAATCTCGCCGCCCTGGACGACGAGGCCGAACTCCGCGCCGTCCTGGAGGACTCGTGGCGTCAGGCCGCCCCGGCCCGCCTCCGCGCCGCGCACCCGGAACTGGGGGTGCGGGACGACGGGTGA
- a CDS encoding acyl-CoA dehydrogenase family protein, translated as MDGYFAGRRHHRLRDQVREFAEREVRPRVPAMEAARTVDREVSRHIARQGWLGVTIGEEYGGAGLGHLAKTIVIEELSRVSGAMGAMVQASQLGVAKILHFGSDAQKKAWLPSIAAGACLPTIAVTEPESGGHVLGMGATAVRDGDEYVLNGRKVFVGNSHVGDLHGVVVRTGPGPDGLSAFLVESDRPGFRVGEQRPTMGLHGFGFGELHFDDCRVPASSLLGGEGDGLAVAYSSSVLYGRANLTAVSLGIHRAILEETIRFCEERRRYGKPLHELPSVRLKLGAMQSRLMTSRLAAYHAVHLLDEGLPCDAELMNAKLVNVESAIDSARCAMEIHAAAGLFTDRPVERYLRDALHMVAPAGTSDIQLLRLAEVALGKEKGQWSARLGDVVRMAHAG; from the coding sequence ATGGACGGATACTTCGCCGGCCGGAGGCACCACCGGCTGCGCGATCAGGTGAGGGAGTTCGCCGAGCGCGAGGTGCGACCGCGCGTTCCGGCCATGGAGGCGGCCCGGACGGTGGACCGGGAGGTGTCCCGTCACATCGCGCGCCAGGGCTGGCTCGGGGTGACCATCGGCGAGGAGTACGGCGGGGCGGGCCTGGGCCATCTCGCCAAGACCATCGTCATCGAGGAACTGTCCCGGGTGAGCGGTGCCATGGGGGCGATGGTCCAGGCGTCCCAGCTCGGCGTCGCCAAGATCCTCCACTTCGGCAGCGACGCGCAGAAGAAGGCCTGGCTGCCCTCGATAGCCGCCGGCGCATGCCTGCCGACCATAGCCGTCACCGAGCCGGAGTCCGGCGGCCATGTGCTGGGCATGGGGGCCACCGCCGTCCGGGACGGCGACGAGTACGTCCTCAACGGCCGGAAGGTCTTCGTCGGCAACAGCCACGTCGGCGATCTCCACGGCGTGGTGGTCAGGACCGGTCCCGGCCCGGACGGCCTGTCGGCCTTCCTCGTCGAGTCGGACCGGCCCGGATTCCGCGTCGGCGAGCAGAGACCCACCATGGGCCTGCACGGCTTCGGCTTCGGCGAACTCCACTTCGACGACTGCCGCGTCCCCGCCTCCAGCCTGCTGGGCGGCGAGGGCGACGGGCTGGCCGTCGCGTACTCCTCCAGCGTGCTCTACGGGCGGGCCAACCTCACCGCGGTGTCCCTCGGCATCCACCGCGCGATCCTCGAGGAGACGATCCGGTTCTGCGAGGAGCGCCGGCGCTACGGCAAGCCGCTGCACGAACTGCCCTCGGTCAGACTCAAGCTCGGTGCCATGCAGTCCCGGCTGATGACGTCGCGGCTGGCCGCCTACCACGCGGTGCATCTGCTCGACGAGGGGCTGCCCTGCGACGCGGAGCTGATGAACGCCAAGCTGGTCAACGTGGAGTCGGCGATCGACTCGGCCCGGTGCGCCATGGAGATCCACGCCGCGGCCGGCCTCTTCACCGACCGTCCGGTGGAGCGGTACCTCCGCGACGCGCTGCACATGGTCGCCCCCGCGGGCACCTCCGACATCCAGCTGCTCCGCCTCGCCGAGGTCGCGCTCGGCAAGGAGAAGGGCCAGTGGTCGGCACGGCTCGGCGACGTGGTGCGGATGGCGCACGCCGGCTGA
- a CDS encoding GAF domain-containing protein encodes MTYDPTGHLLLTPVDPEAPARVRRLSQLGFGDRPDPAFDAFAQRLAETTGAPYSMVNFIDENRQFFAGLHTPGGGDLNAAASSPDVGRFMARDHGFCPHVVVRRKALVLEDVCDYPRFAGNPVVDEIGIRSYLGAPLIDRTGIALGTICVVDTEPRPWGRAGLETIKSLAAELIEQIHRREDGTV; translated from the coding sequence ATGACGTACGACCCCACCGGCCATCTGCTGCTCACCCCGGTGGACCCGGAGGCGCCCGCCCGGGTGCGGCGGCTGAGCCAACTCGGCTTCGGGGACCGGCCCGACCCGGCGTTCGACGCGTTCGCACAGCGGCTGGCGGAGACGACCGGTGCTCCGTACTCGATGGTCAACTTCATCGACGAGAACCGGCAGTTCTTCGCCGGACTGCACACCCCCGGCGGCGGCGACCTGAACGCGGCCGCCTCCTCCCCCGACGTCGGCCGCTTCATGGCGCGCGACCACGGCTTCTGCCCGCACGTGGTGGTGCGGCGCAAGGCGCTGGTGCTGGAGGACGTCTGCGACTACCCGCGCTTCGCGGGCAACCCCGTCGTCGACGAGATCGGCATCCGCTCCTACCTCGGGGCGCCGCTGATCGATCGCACCGGCATCGCGCTGGGGACGATCTGCGTCGTCGACACCGAACCGAGGCCCTGGGGAAGGGCCGGCCTGGAGACCATCAAGTCGCTCGCCGCGGAGCTGATCGAGCAGATCCACCGCAGGGAGGACGGCACCGTCTGA
- a CDS encoding Re/Si-specific NAD(P)(+) transhydrogenase subunit alpha — MIVGVLKEARPGESRASATPATVGQIRKLGYEVVVDPGAGVAAGFTDSAYETAGATIGDAAAADVVLGVNAPAASQLDRVRPEATVIALFAPAFDPAMVEELGRRPFTALSMDAVPRISRAQSMDVLSSMANIAGYRAVIEAAHEFGRFFTGQVTAAGKVPPATVLVAGAGVAGLAAIGAAGSLGAIVRATDPRPEVADQVRSLGGEYLSIESPEVEVSATGYAKEMGDDYKAREVELYAAQCREADIVVTTALIPGRPAPTLITAEMVASMKPGSVIVDMAAANGGNVEGTVKGERTVTENGVTIIGYTDLAGRLPAQASQMYGTNLVNLLKLMTPDKDARLVLDWDDPVQRSITVVRKGESAWPPPPVQVSAAPAPAAAAPAKEPVPVKAPMTAKQRFGGVALGALALFLAAAFAPAALLPHVTVFVLAIVIGYYVIGHVHHALHTPLMSVTNAISGIIVVGAVLQIGHTSTAVTVLSAVAILLASINVFGGFAVTRRMLAMFNRS; from the coding sequence GTGATCGTCGGAGTCCTCAAAGAGGCGAGGCCAGGTGAGAGCCGGGCGTCGGCCACACCGGCCACGGTCGGACAGATCCGCAAACTGGGCTACGAGGTCGTCGTGGACCCGGGTGCGGGCGTCGCGGCAGGCTTCACCGACAGCGCCTACGAGACGGCCGGTGCCACCATCGGGGACGCGGCCGCCGCGGACGTGGTGCTCGGGGTCAACGCCCCCGCCGCGTCGCAGCTGGACCGGGTGCGGCCGGAGGCCACGGTGATCGCGCTGTTCGCGCCGGCCTTCGACCCGGCGATGGTCGAGGAACTGGGCCGCCGCCCGTTCACCGCGCTGTCCATGGACGCCGTGCCGCGCATCAGCCGCGCGCAGTCCATGGACGTGCTCTCGTCCATGGCCAACATCGCCGGCTACCGGGCCGTCATCGAGGCGGCGCACGAGTTCGGGCGCTTCTTCACCGGCCAGGTGACGGCCGCCGGCAAGGTGCCCCCGGCCACGGTCCTCGTCGCGGGCGCCGGCGTCGCCGGTCTCGCGGCGATCGGCGCGGCCGGCTCGCTCGGCGCGATCGTGCGGGCCACCGACCCGCGGCCCGAGGTGGCCGACCAGGTCCGCTCCCTGGGCGGCGAGTACCTGTCCATCGAGTCCCCCGAGGTCGAGGTCTCCGCGACCGGCTACGCCAAGGAGATGGGCGACGACTACAAGGCGCGCGAGGTCGAGCTGTACGCCGCCCAGTGCCGCGAGGCCGACATCGTCGTCACCACCGCGCTGATCCCGGGGCGCCCCGCGCCGACGCTCATCACCGCGGAGATGGTGGCGAGCATGAAGCCCGGCTCGGTGATCGTCGACATGGCGGCCGCGAACGGCGGCAACGTCGAGGGCACCGTGAAGGGCGAGAGGACCGTCACGGAGAACGGCGTGACCATCATCGGGTACACCGATCTGGCGGGTCGGCTGCCGGCGCAGGCCTCCCAGATGTACGGCACGAACCTGGTGAACCTGCTGAAGCTGATGACGCCGGACAAGGACGCCCGCCTCGTCCTCGACTGGGACGACCCGGTGCAGCGTTCGATCACCGTCGTGCGCAAGGGCGAGTCGGCCTGGCCGCCCCCGCCCGTGCAGGTGTCGGCGGCCCCGGCCCCGGCGGCCGCGGCGCCCGCGAAGGAGCCGGTGCCCGTGAAGGCGCCGATGACGGCGAAGCAGCGGTTCGGCGGAGTGGCCCTCGGCGCCCTCGCGCTGTTCCTCGCCGCCGCGTTCGCGCCGGCGGCGCTGCTGCCCCATGTGACGGTCTTCGTGCTGGCGATCGTGATCGGCTACTACGTGATCGGCCACGTCCACCACGCCCTGCACACACCGCTGATGTCGGTGACGAACGCGATCTCCGGGATCATCGTCGTCGGCGCCGTCCTGCAGATCGGCCACACGAGCACGGCGGTCACGGTGCTGTCGGCCGTGGCGATCCTCCTGGCCAGTATCAACGTCTTCGGCGGCTTCGCGGTGACGCGTCGCATGCTCGCCATGTTCAACCGGAGCTGA
- a CDS encoding lysophospholipid acyltransferase family protein, giving the protein MLSRLADILVPAFGRLSVTTHPGLDLAPGSIFAANHTSLADPAVVVAALHRLGVEPVVMATAGLWRVPVLGRCLTREGHIPVHRGDRRAAAALDLAARALGEGRHLLIYAEGGLPRRRDAAEAPPGDFRTGLARLAERTGAPVVPVGQAGARRVTSGGTVKQLAGLATAPLRRPGLHVHVGAPIRPTGDSAARTVLARTAVTRAWRTAAAHLDEPAALAA; this is encoded by the coding sequence GTGCTCAGCCGCCTCGCCGACATCCTGGTTCCCGCCTTCGGCCGACTCTCGGTCACCACCCACCCCGGCCTCGACCTGGCACCGGGGAGCATCTTCGCCGCCAACCACACCTCGCTCGCCGACCCCGCCGTCGTGGTCGCCGCCCTGCACCGCCTCGGCGTCGAACCGGTCGTCATGGCCACCGCCGGCCTGTGGCGGGTGCCCGTCCTCGGGCGCTGCCTCACCCGCGAAGGCCACATCCCCGTGCACCGCGGCGACCGGCGTGCGGCGGCCGCCCTCGACCTGGCCGCCCGCGCCCTCGGAGAGGGGCGGCACCTGCTCATCTACGCCGAGGGCGGACTGCCCCGCCGCAGGGATGCCGCGGAAGCGCCCCCCGGCGACTTCCGGACCGGTCTCGCCCGGCTCGCGGAGCGCACCGGCGCGCCCGTGGTCCCGGTCGGCCAGGCCGGCGCCCGCCGCGTCACCTCGGGCGGCACCGTGAAGCAGCTCGCGGGCCTGGCCACGGCACCGCTGCGCCGTCCCGGCCTCCACGTCCACGTCGGCGCCCCGATCCGGCCCACCGGCGACAGCGCGGCACGCACCGTCCTGGCCCGTACCGCCGTCACCCGGGCCTGGCGCACCGCGGCGGCTCACCTCGACGAGCCCGCGGCCCTCGCCGCGTAG
- a CDS encoding MerR family transcriptional regulator, translated as MPDTSDSGGLTVGRAAKLLGVTVRTLHHWDGIGLARPSLRTAAGYRLYTAADTVRLHRVVVYRELGLDLESIRAVLDDATADVPAALRAQRAEITERIERLRRLGTGLDRMIEAQERGMLLTAEQQAQIFGPDWDPEGPVKARRLYGDTEQWRQYAERAATRGPKEWQAVADRAARLDHALGEAMDAGVEPGGPEAERLVERHREVFSAYFPLTREMQVCLGRMYEDDPGFAAHYDGVRPGLAGWFRRLVDASARAHGIDPDTAEWR; from the coding sequence ATGCCTGACACCTCCGACTCCGGCGGCCTGACCGTCGGCCGGGCCGCGAAGCTGCTGGGAGTGACGGTCCGCACCCTGCACCACTGGGACGGGATCGGCCTCGCCCGTCCGTCGCTGCGCACGGCCGCCGGATACCGCCTCTACACCGCGGCCGACACCGTGCGGCTGCACCGCGTCGTCGTCTACCGCGAGCTCGGACTCGACCTGGAGTCGATCCGGGCCGTGCTGGACGACGCGACCGCGGACGTCCCCGCGGCCCTCCGGGCACAGCGCGCCGAGATCACCGAGCGGATCGAACGCCTCCGGCGGCTCGGCACCGGACTGGACCGGATGATCGAGGCACAGGAGCGCGGGATGCTGCTGACCGCCGAGCAGCAGGCGCAGATCTTCGGTCCCGACTGGGACCCGGAGGGGCCCGTGAAGGCCCGTCGGCTCTACGGCGACACGGAGCAGTGGCGGCAGTACGCCGAGCGCGCGGCCACCCGCGGCCCGAAGGAGTGGCAGGCCGTGGCCGACCGGGCGGCCCGCCTCGACCACGCGCTCGGGGAGGCGATGGACGCCGGGGTGGAGCCCGGCGGCCCGGAGGCGGAGCGACTGGTCGAGCGGCACCGGGAGGTCTTCTCCGCGTACTTCCCCCTCACCCGGGAGATGCAGGTCTGTCTCGGCCGCATGTACGAGGACGATCCGGGCTTCGCCGCCCACTACGACGGCGTCCGCCCCGGCCTCGCCGGCTGGTTCCGCCGCCTCGTGGACGCGAGCGCACGCGCCCACGGCATCGACCCCGACACCGCGGAGTGGCGGTAG
- a CDS encoding VOC family protein: MSDHYNAFEISPVPAPGPDAVPPEPFHGIYGMPAFVTIPTDDLAASAEFWVRGLGFFELFAIPGTLVHLRRWAFQDVLLVAAPGVLDEAPAMSLSIACVLDQVDSLVESCRALRPDCVEGPRDTYWNTRDVTVITPEKARIVLTAAKPFDPAGQEARNLAAIGITGPDDTPGGPGTPDTPGDNAEHA, from the coding sequence ATGAGCGACCACTACAACGCGTTCGAGATCAGTCCCGTCCCCGCCCCCGGTCCGGACGCCGTGCCGCCGGAGCCGTTCCACGGCATCTACGGCATGCCCGCCTTCGTGACGATCCCCACGGACGACCTCGCGGCCTCGGCGGAGTTCTGGGTGCGCGGACTCGGGTTCTTCGAGCTGTTCGCCATCCCCGGCACGCTGGTGCACCTGCGCCGCTGGGCGTTCCAGGACGTGCTCCTCGTCGCGGCGCCCGGTGTGCTGGACGAGGCCCCGGCGATGAGTCTCAGCATCGCCTGCGTGCTCGACCAGGTCGACTCCCTCGTGGAGTCGTGCCGTGCCCTGCGCCCGGACTGTGTCGAGGGCCCCCGCGACACGTACTGGAACACCCGGGACGTCACCGTGATCACCCCCGAGAAGGCGCGGATCGTCCTCACCGCGGCGAAGCCCTTCGACCCGGCCGGTCAGGAGGCACGGAACCTGGCGGCCATCGGCATCACCGGACCGGACGACACCCCCGGCGGACCGGGCACACCCGACACCCCCGGCGACAATGCGGAACATGCCTGA
- a CDS encoding transketolase family protein, with translation MDTMRDRFISTTTRLLDEDPRLALVLAEISRDGFAPALERHPDRAINVGIREQLLIGTGAGLALTGIRPIVHTFSAFLVERPFEQVKLDLGHQGAGAVLVGAGASYDWPAGGFTHMAPGDVALLDTLDGWTVHVPGHPDEAEALLRSASAGDDRVYLRLSLQSNAAARPSAAAGAGFTTVREGARGPVVVAVGPVLDDVLAATEGLDATVLYAATVRPFDARGLRAAVGDGGRAADVVLVEPYLAGTSTAAANDALSDVPHRVLGLGVARRELRRYGRMEEHIAAHGLDARSLRSSITAFARPS, from the coding sequence ATGGACACGATGCGAGACCGATTCATCTCCACCACCACCCGCCTCCTGGACGAGGACCCCAGGCTGGCCCTCGTCCTCGCCGAGATCAGCCGGGACGGGTTCGCCCCCGCGCTGGAACGCCATCCGGACCGCGCGATCAACGTCGGCATCCGGGAGCAGCTGCTGATCGGCACGGGCGCGGGCCTCGCGCTGACCGGGATACGGCCGATCGTGCACACCTTCTCCGCCTTCCTCGTCGAGCGCCCCTTCGAGCAGGTGAAGCTCGACCTCGGGCACCAGGGAGCGGGGGCGGTACTGGTCGGCGCGGGCGCCTCCTACGACTGGCCGGCGGGCGGCTTCACGCACATGGCGCCCGGGGACGTCGCCCTGCTGGACACCCTGGACGGCTGGACCGTCCACGTCCCGGGACACCCCGACGAGGCGGAGGCGCTGCTGCGGAGCGCCTCCGCCGGGGACGACCGGGTGTACCTCCGGCTGTCCCTCCAGTCGAACGCCGCCGCCCGGCCGTCCGCGGCGGCGGGCGCGGGCTTCACGACCGTCCGCGAGGGGGCCCGGGGGCCGGTCGTCGTCGCGGTGGGTCCCGTCCTGGACGACGTCCTGGCGGCGACGGAGGGTCTGGACGCCACCGTCCTGTACGCCGCGACGGTGCGCCCCTTCGACGCACGCGGACTGCGGGCCGCGGTCGGCGACGGCGGCCGGGCCGCGGACGTGGTGCTCGTGGAGCCGTACCTGGCCGGGACCTCGACCGCCGCGGCGAACGACGCGCTGTCCGACGTGCCGCACCGGGTCCTGGGGCTCGGGGTGGCCCGGCGCGAACTGCGCCGGTACGGGCGGATGGAGGAGCACATCGCGGCCCACGGCCTGGACGCCCGCTCGCTGCGGTCGAGCATCACGGCCTTCGCCCGGCCGAGTTGA
- a CDS encoding transketolase: protein MTTTELTPAAARRDLRRLMALMTGAEKHGPAATSTLDALWVLYDRVLRVTPETAEAPGRDRFLLSKGHGPMAYYAVLAAKGFVPEEWLPGFGSYASPLGHHPDRTLVPGVEIGSGSLGHGLPLAVGTALGLRAQGLTDPRVWVLVGDAELDEGSNHEAIAFAGGTGLDTLHVLVVDNSSASHARPGGIAARFEAAGWSVETVDGRDHAALHAAYTAPHPGRPLAVVARVEPKNA from the coding sequence ATGACCACCACAGAGCTCACGCCCGCCGCCGCCCGTCGCGACCTCCGGCGCCTGATGGCCCTGATGACCGGGGCCGAGAAGCACGGCCCCGCCGCCACCTCCACGCTCGACGCCCTCTGGGTGCTCTACGACCGGGTCCTGCGGGTGACCCCGGAGACCGCCGAGGCCCCCGGCCGGGACCGGTTCCTGCTGTCGAAGGGGCACGGTCCGATGGCGTACTACGCGGTGCTCGCCGCCAAGGGCTTCGTCCCCGAGGAGTGGCTGCCCGGCTTCGGCTCCTACGCCTCACCGCTCGGCCACCACCCGGACCGCACCCTGGTGCCGGGCGTCGAGATCGGCAGCGGATCGCTCGGGCACGGGCTGCCGCTCGCCGTCGGCACGGCGCTGGGGCTGCGGGCCCAGGGCCTGACCGACCCGCGGGTGTGGGTGCTCGTCGGCGACGCCGAGCTCGACGAGGGCAGCAACCACGAGGCCATCGCCTTCGCCGGCGGCACGGGCCTCGACACCCTGCACGTCCTGGTCGTCGACAACTCGTCGGCGAGCCACGCGAGGCCCGGCGGCATCGCCGCCCGGTTCGAGGCGGCCGGCTGGTCCGTGGAGACCGTCGACGGGCGCGACCACGCCGCCCTGCACGCCGCGTACACCGCTCCCCACCCGGGGCGTCCGCTGGCGGTCGTCGCCCGCGTCGAGCCCAAGAACGCCTGA
- a CDS encoding GTP-binding protein: MACDDACDDAPDRPRGGDGVRDRPRDRPGDHARDRGGTEGGDLFPTALKILVAGGFGVGKTTFVGAVSEIDPLSTEELLTQVSVGTDRLDGIESKRTTTVAMDFGRITLDASHVLYLFGTPGQERFWFMWDELSEGALGAVVLADTRRLEESFSAVDFFERRGIGFVVAVNEFDGAYRYDADEVRAAIDLRPQVPVVLCDARIASSGIRTLVTLVQHLLTTTPDVVPGTAQSHGAPR; this comes from the coding sequence ATGGCCTGCGACGACGCCTGTGACGACGCCCCCGACCGCCCGCGCGGCGGCGACGGCGTCCGAGACCGCCCGCGGGACCGACCCGGCGACCACGCCCGCGACCGTGGCGGCACCGAGGGCGGGGACCTCTTCCCGACCGCGCTGAAGATCCTGGTGGCCGGCGGCTTCGGAGTGGGGAAGACGACGTTCGTCGGCGCGGTCAGCGAGATCGACCCGCTCAGCACCGAGGAACTCCTCACCCAGGTCAGCGTGGGAACCGACCGCCTCGACGGCATCGAGTCGAAGAGGACGACCACGGTCGCCATGGACTTCGGCCGCATCACGCTCGACGCCAGCCATGTGCTGTACCTCTTCGGCACGCCCGGCCAGGAGCGGTTCTGGTTCATGTGGGACGAGCTGTCCGAGGGCGCGCTCGGCGCGGTCGTGCTCGCCGACACCCGGCGCCTGGAGGAGTCGTTCTCCGCCGTGGACTTCTTCGAGCGGCGCGGCATCGGCTTCGTCGTCGCAGTCAACGAGTTCGACGGCGCCTACCGGTACGACGCCGACGAGGTCCGGGCGGCGATCGACCTCAGGCCGCAGGTGCCGGTCGTGCTGTGCGACGCCCGGATCGCCAGTTCCGGCATCCGGACCCTGGTCACCCTCGTCCAGCACCTGCTCACCACCACACCCGACGTCGTGCCGGGCACGGCACAGAGCCATGGAGCACCGCGATGA